From one Sesamum indicum cultivar Zhongzhi No. 13 linkage group LG13, S_indicum_v1.0, whole genome shotgun sequence genomic stretch:
- the LOC105176137 gene encoding uncharacterized protein LOC105176137 — protein sequence MGNYASCTLSGPVSKSFIRATKVIFPSGEVRRMYHPTKAAELMLEVPGFFLSEAKCLRIGKRLAALAADEDLEIGGVYVFFPMKRLNSAVTAGDMGALFMAANSAARRVSRVLPESGGDVEVVRSGGKCAATGKLNLDEIEEFSTPEFKHRLSMCRSKKPLLETIVEEPVCLR from the coding sequence ATGGGAAATTACGCTTCCTGCACTCTGTCCGGCCCCGTGAGCAAGAGTTTCATCAGGGCCACCAAGGTGATTTTTCCCTCCGGTGAAGTCCGCCGGATGTACCACCCCACCAAGGCGGCGGAGCTTATGCTGGAGGTGCCCGGGTTTTTCCTTTCGGAGGCCAAGTGTTTGCGAATCGGGAAGAGGCTTGCTGCTCTGGCTGCGGATGAAGACCTGGAGATCGGCGGAGTCTACGTGTTTTTCCCGATGAAGCGGCTGAACTCGGCTGTGACGGCGGGGGACATGGGGGCGCTATTCATGGCGGCGAATTCCGCCGCCAGGAGGGTGTCGAGGGTCTTGCCGGAGAGCGGTGGGGATGTGGAGGTTGTGCGGAGTGGTGGGAAATGTGCGGCCACGGGAAAGCTGAATTTGGATGAGATTGAGGAGTTCTCGACGCCGGAGTTCAAGCACAGATTGTCTATGTGCAGGTCCAAGAAACCGTTGCTGGAGACCATTGTTGAGGAGCCAGTCTGCTTGAGATGA